From Juglans regia cultivar Chandler chromosome 8, Walnut 2.0, whole genome shotgun sequence, the proteins below share one genomic window:
- the LOC109004483 gene encoding uncharacterized protein LOC109004483 isoform X2 has translation MSWYSYGSYPNNSGADEWSKASHDSDHVYRPVIVDAEGRTLPIIVRTTNQSTAQMAYAAKVERTTEHVRIPLVSDYTYDSPPKVLKPVKNDKYRYSSPPKAVEPVKSNYGYRHSSPPKLWVRPSSPHEEEPEDNTHSYRSISPPKVEPMKNYGYHEPQPVLEYGYKAQPVKDYGYEVEPGKSNNYADDKWGRPLSPARDRPPEVEDLLDKVQTEASRPKKLGSLGVPSRGQTPQSNVQNGISPGYGGYSTDYSNNYLQKPSGNITLRNNEDYDHYRMNDNIPGGWARPRPTNGATALRKPTSDIATAVQNLKEAVLGLSVANNAPPQSKYPVPISKQDTYPETIDSREAARRYGNFNLPRPRTTDETYTPTINSTEAAKKYRGANIA, from the exons ATGTCTTGGTATAGTTATGGCAGCTACCCCAACAATTCTGGGGCTGATGAATGGAGCAAAGCAAGCCATGACTCCGACCATGTCTATCGACCTGTCATTGTTGATGCTGAGGGAAGGACATTGCCAATCATCGTGCGCACTACAAACCAAAGTACTGCGCAGATGGCCTACGCTGCCAAAGTTGAGAGAACAACTGAGCATGTTCGCATACCTTTGGTCTCAGACTACACATATGATTCCCCACCAAAGGTACTAAAGCCGGTGAAAAACGATAAATACAGAT ATAGCTCGCCACCAAAGGCCGTAGAGCCGGTGAAATCAAACTACGGATACAGACATAGCTCGCCACCAAAGCTATGGGTCAGACCTAGCTCCCCACATGAAGAAGAGCCAGAGGATAATACTCATTCATATAGAAGTATCTCCCCACCAAAGGTCGAGCCAATGAAGAATTACGGGTACCATGAGCCCCAGCCAGTACTGGAATATGGATATAAGGCACAGCCTGTGAAAGACTACGGATATGAAGTCGAGCCAGGGAAAAGCAATAACTATGCAGATGATAAATGGGGTAGGCCTTTGAGTCCAGCTCGTGATCGCCCACCGGAAGTTGAGGACTTGCTCGACAAAGTCCAGACTGAAGCTAGCCGACCCAAAAAGCTTGGATCTTTAGGTGTACCATCCCGAGGCCAAACTCCTCAATCAAACGTGCAAAATGGCATCAGTCCTGGCTATGGTGGATATAGTACTGATTACAGCAACAACTACTTGCAAAAGCCGAGTGGAAATATTACCCTTCGTAATAATGAGGATTATGACCACTACCGCATGAATGATAATATTCCAGGAGGCTGGGCTAGGCCAAGACCAACTAATGGAGCTACTGCGCTCAGAAAACCTACATCTGATATTGCCACAGCTGTTCAGAATTTGAAGGAAGCTGTGTTGGGTTTATCTGTCGCTAATAATGCTCCTCCACAGTCCAAGTACCCAGTTCCAATCTCAAAACAAGATACCTACCCAGAAACCATTGACAGCAGGGAAGCTGCAAGGAGGTATGGCAACTTCAATTTACCTCGGCCACGAACCACTGATGAAACTTACACCCCAACAATCAACAGTACAGAGGCTGCTAAGAAGTATAGGGGTGCTAATATTGCTTGA
- the LOC109004480 gene encoding uncharacterized protein LOC109004480, which translates to MAPPSSLPSPKGVVVTVPVLVLAASVAAIFLFFLLSSLSSCSCPAGVSGAGGDVPVSVGGGDGAGRVSVSTTKEDVEWVMDQIRVNGLHMQDNVLRKGINPRSRAQQLQDLLQFKGISHYEGPEANNHTALPCPGELLVEEHHSNYGEPWAGGRDVFEFLAQSTHLMPDSHVLEIGCGTLRVGLHFIRYLNPEHYNCLERDELSLMAAFRYELPSQGLLYKRPFIVKGEDMDLTKFSEVVYDLIYASAVFLHIPDRLVWVGLERLATKVKPYDGRIFVSHNIKFCSRLGGEECTKRLGSLGLEYVGKHTHDSLLFNHYEIWFEFRRSRA; encoded by the exons ATGGCTCCCCCATCGTCCTTGCCATCACCGAAGGGCGTTGTGGTAACAGTGCCAGTGCTCGTCCTGGCGGCCTCCGTGGCCGCTATATTCTTGTTCTTTCTCTTGTCGTCTCTATCCTCTTGTTCTTGCCCTGCGGGAGTGTCCGGTGCCGGGGGCGATGTCCCCGTGTCCGTTGGTGGTGGTGATGGCGCGGGCCGTGTTTCTGTGTCCACGACGAAGGAGGATGTGGAGTGGGTCATGGACCAGATCCGAGTGAATGGCCTCCATATGCAAGACAACGTCCTCCGCAAGGGCATCAACCCCCGCTCCAGAGCCCAGCAACTCCAAGATCTCCTGCA GTTCAAAGGCATATCACATTATGAAGGACCTGAAGCAAACAACCACACTGCCCTACCCTGCCCTGGAGAGCTTCTTGTTGAAGAACACCACAGCAACTATGGTGAGCCCTGGGCAGGGGGCCGAGATGTGTTTGAGTTCCTTGCACAATCTACACACCTCATGCCTGACTCACACGTCCTTGAAATTGGCTGCGGCACCCTCCGAGTTGGCTTGCATTTCATTCGCTATCTCAATCCTGAGCATTATAATTGTCTTGAAAGAGATGAGCTATCTCTGATGGCTGCATTTCGATACGAGCTTCCTTCTCAAGGACTCCTATACAAGCGGCCTTTCATTGTGAAAGGGGAGGATATGGATTTAACCAAATTTTCAGAAGTTGTGTATGATTTGATCTATGCTAGTGCTGTCTTTCTTCACATACCCGATAGGCTTGTGTGGGTTGGATTGGAAAGGTTAGCAACTAAAGTGAAACCTTATGATGGGCGAATCTTTGTGTCCCATAACATAAAGTTCTGTTCCCGTTTGGGAGGTGAAGAGTGTACAAAACGGCTGGGGAGTTTGGGGCTGGAGTATGTTGGAAAGCATACACACGATAGCTTGCTTTTTAATCACTATGAGATCTGGTTTGAGTTTAGGCGATCAAGGGCTTAG
- the LOC109004483 gene encoding uncharacterized protein LOC109004483 isoform X1, whose protein sequence is MSWYSYGSYPNNSGADEWSKASHDSDHVYRPVIVDAEGRTLPIIVRTTNQSTAQMAYAAKVERTTEHVRIPLVSDYTYDSPPKVLKPVKNDKYRYSSPPKAVEPVKSNYGYRHSSPPKLWVRPSSPHEEEPEDNTHSYRSISPPKVEPMKNYGYHEPQPVLEYGYKAQPVKDYGYEVEPGKSNNYADDKWGRPLSPARDRPPEVEDLLDKVQTEASRPKKLGSLGVPSRGQTPQSNVQNGISPGYGGYSTDYSNNYLQKPSGNITLRNNEDYDHYRMNDNIPGGWARPRPTNGATALRKPTSDIATAVQNLKEAVLGLSVANNAPPQSKYPVPISKQDTYPETIDSREAARRYGNFNLPRPRTTDETYTPTINSTEAAKKYRGANIA, encoded by the exons ATGTCTTGGTATAGTTATGGCAGCTACCCCAACAATTCTGGGGCTGATGAATGGAGCAAAGCAAGCCATGACTCCGACCATGTCTATCGACCTGTCATTGTTGATGCTGAGGGAAGGACATTGCCAATCATCGTGCGCACTACAAACCAAAGTACTGCGCAGATGGCCTACGCTGCCAAAGTTGAGAGAACAACTGAGCATGTTCGCATACCTTTGGTCTCAGACTACACATATGATTCCCCACCAAAGGTACTAAAGCCGGTGAAAAACGATAAATACAGATATAGCTCGCCACCAAAGGCCGTAGAGCCGGTGAAATCAAACTACGGATACAGACATAGCTCGCCACCAAAG CTATGGGTCAGACCTAGCTCCCCACATGAAGAAGAGCCAGAGGATAATACTCATTCATATAGAAGTATCTCCCCACCAAAGGTCGAGCCAATGAAGAATTACGGGTACCATGAGCCCCAGCCAGTACTGGAATATGGATATAAGGCACAGCCTGTGAAAGACTACGGATATGAAGTCGAGCCAGGGAAAAGCAATAACTATGCAGATGATAAATGGGGTAGGCCTTTGAGTCCAGCTCGTGATCGCCCACCGGAAGTTGAGGACTTGCTCGACAAAGTCCAGACTGAAGCTAGCCGACCCAAAAAGCTTGGATCTTTAGGTGTACCATCCCGAGGCCAAACTCCTCAATCAAACGTGCAAAATGGCATCAGTCCTGGCTATGGTGGATATAGTACTGATTACAGCAACAACTACTTGCAAAAGCCGAGTGGAAATATTACCCTTCGTAATAATGAGGATTATGACCACTACCGCATGAATGATAATATTCCAGGAGGCTGGGCTAGGCCAAGACCAACTAATGGAGCTACTGCGCTCAGAAAACCTACATCTGATATTGCCACAGCTGTTCAGAATTTGAAGGAAGCTGTGTTGGGTTTATCTGTCGCTAATAATGCTCCTCCACAGTCCAAGTACCCAGTTCCAATCTCAAAACAAGATACCTACCCAGAAACCATTGACAGCAGGGAAGCTGCAAGGAGGTATGGCAACTTCAATTTACCTCGGCCACGAACCACTGATGAAACTTACACCCCAACAATCAACAGTACAGAGGCTGCTAAGAAGTATAGGGGTGCTAATATTGCTTGA
- the LOC109004481 gene encoding protein translocase subunit SecA 1-like, producing the protein MPSSRILTSTYRSFPNFSSFPLFSSSRFRHLTLSQHRSIFSTAQLQGSWMDRIKGVFTGQKTNPEEPQISSESFTLLRFADELKNARRLGAFKQYMVGRSSEATFSDAFEKQEAIIRHLGGFDPTGENLQIAHKQETAKHCNCPIADVENALAKFTWAKEAQKKIEKLKEEGKPMPKSIAEVQKLVGTTPLDLARSNLAKSGQISRNALCPCGSKKRYKRCCGKD; encoded by the exons ATGCCTTCTTCACGAATCCTTACCAGCACTTACAGGAGTTTCCCTAACTTCTCATCCTTCCCTTTATTCTCTTCCTCCAGATTCCGTCACCTAACTCTGTCACAGCATCGCTCGATCTTCTCCACCGCACAGCTTCAGGGCTCATGGATGGACAGGATCAAAGGGGTCTTCACCGGGCAGAAGACCAACCCGGAAGAACCCCAGATCAGCTCCGAATCGTTCACGCTCCTTC GGTTTGCGGATGAATTGAAGAATGCGAGAAGGTTAGGGGCATTCAAGCAATATATGGTGGGTCGAAGCAGTGAGGCGACATTTTCAGATGCTTTTGAGAAGCAGGAAGCTATAATTCGACACCTTGGAGGTTTCGATCCTACTGGAGAG AATCTTCAAATTGCTCATAAACAAGAAACTGCAAAGCATTGTAATTGCCCGATAGCGGACGTAGAGAATGCACTTGCGAAGTTTACATGGGCTAAAGAAGCACAAAAGAAGATAGAGAAGTTAAAAGAAGAAGGGAAACCGATGCCGAAGAGCATTGCTGAG GTGCAGAAGCTGGTGGGTACGACACCATTGGATCTTGCCAGGTCTAATTTGGCCAAGAGTGGGCAAATCAGTAGGAATGCTCTTTGCCCTTGTGGTTCCAAGAAGAGATACAAACG GTGCTGCGGGAAGGATTGA
- the LOC109019856 gene encoding kinesin-like protein KIN-14U has translation MSIPAEKEQISLPLEDARESLKSSPMGSNPDSLDGLSPVSELLNSPSIPAIYTDVNVVPEHVKNELEQSILNLEEEIAQLRLKRRSLDKRRREALNKILDIKGSIRVFCRVRPFLLTDKRRIHGPISTGSEKIVVQLAGIRKEFELDKVFLQQASQDDVFVEVEPILKSALDGHNVCIFAYGQTGTGKTFTMDGTNEKPGILPRALKELFNQASLNNSHSLTFSMSMLEVYMGNLRDLLAPKSSCRAYGALTRCNLNIQTDSKGLVEIEGLTDVPIPDFATARWWYTKGRRVRATSWTSVNEASSRSHCLTRINVYRCGDASEAKAEVSKLWMVDLGGSERLLKTGATGLTLDEGRAINLSLSALGDVIAALRKKRSYVPYRNSKLTQILKDSLGDGSKVLMLVLVSPCEEDTGETICSLSFAKRARGVESYREFPEELKKQREKKIMLLEEEMREAEEECQEVGNEIQKAEILLSENKRLFSANYGLIEDEVKTPMSTKEDLKEATGTPRNSKKVIKRNLSNSQPRFMTSTVASRQRQGAAEKEIVGRARSFRSGARSSIHFPASQSLSYSDLRFKAILQNSNRKSRYAETSTLLRESPKCNGLDTKLDTLPQSKMVTASDPNFRVTLYRHRRRKSDII, from the exons ATGTCCATTCCCGCTGAAAAAGAACAGATCTCATTGCCTTTAGAAGATGCGAGGGAGTCCTTGAAATCATCCCCTATGGGATCAAACCCAGATTCCCTTGATGGGCTCTCACCGGTTTCTGAGTTGCTCAATTCACCATCGATTCCCGCTATCTATACCGATGTCAATGTCGTTCCTGAGCACGTAAAGAACGAGCTTGAGCAGTCGATATTGAATTTAGAAG AGGAGATTGCTCAGTTGAGGCTGAAGCGGCGGTCGTTAGATAAACGGCGGAGAGAAGCATTGAACAAGATATTAGACATCAAAG GCAGCATTCGGGTATTTTGTCGTGTTCGACCATTCCTATTGACAGACAAGAGAAGAATTCATGGACCCATTTCGACTGGGTCGGAGAAGATCGTGGTTCAGTTGGCTGGAATAAGGAAAGAATTTGAACTTGATAAAGTTTTTCTGCAACAAGCAAGCCAAG ACGATGTTTTTGTTGAGGTGGAACCGATCCTCAAATCTGCACTTGATGGGCATAATGTCTGCATTTTCGCCTACGGTCAAACAGGCACAGGGAAGACATTTACAATG GACGGGACAAACGAGAAACCAGGAATTCTTCCTCGAGCTCTGAAAGAGCTCTTCAATCAAGCCTCTTTGAATAACTCACATTCTTTGACATTTTCAATGAGTATGCTGGAGGTGTACATGGGTAATCTGAGAGATTTGCTGGCTCCAAAGTCATCCTGCAGAGCATATGGGGCTTTAACACGATG CAACCTCAACATACAAACAGATTCCAAGGGTTTGGTGGAAATTGAGGGTCTCACAGATGTCCCAATTCCAGATTTTGCAACGGCCAGATGGTGGTATACTAAAGGGAGACGTGTTAGAGCCACTTCTTGGACTAGTGTTAATGAGGCATCTAGCAGATCACACTG CCTTACAAGGATCAATGTATATCGATGTGGGGATGCTTCCGAAGCTAAAGCAGAAGTGAGCAAACTGTGGATGGTCGATCTTGGAGGAAGTGAGCGATTATTGAAAACAGGTGCCACTGGACTTACACTTGATGAAGGGCGGGCcataaatctctctctttcagcTTTAGGTGATGTTATTGCAGctttgagaaagaagaggagCTATGTGCCTTACAG GAATAGCAAGCTAACTCAAATCCTCAAGGATTCCTTAG GTGATGGCTCAAAGGTTTTAATGCTTGTGCTTGTAAGCCCATGTGAAGAAGATACTGGAGAGACGATCTGTTCTTTGAGCTTTGCAAAGAGAGCTAGAGGCGTAGAGTCATATAGAGAATTTCCAGAG GAATTgaagaaacagagagaaaaaaagatcatgcttcttgaagaagaaatgagagaagCTGAAGAAGAATGTCAGGAAGTTGGGAATGAAATACAAAAGGCTGAAATCCTGTTAAGTGAAAACAAAAGGCTTTTCTCAGCTAATTATGGACTTATTGAAGATGAAGTGAAGACCCCCATGAGCACCAAAGAAGATTTAAAAGAAGCCACGGGAACACCTCGAAATTCAAAGAAAGTTATAAAGAGAAATCTTTCCAATTCTCAGCCTCGTTTCATGACATCTACTGTGGCCAGTCGCCAAAGGCAAGGTGCTGCAGAAAAAGAGATCGTCGGAAGAGCGAGAAGTTTCAGATCAGGGGCTAGAAGTTCCATCCACTTTCCAGCTTCCCAATCACTTAGTTATTCAGATCTGCGTTTCAAGGCAATTTTACAGAACTCCAATAGAAAATCACGATATGCTGAGACAAGTACTCTCCTCAGAGAGAGTCCCAAATGCAATGGCTTAGATACAAAACTAGACACCTTGCCACAGAGCAAGATGGTCACTGCATCGGATCCAAACTTTAGAGTTACCCTCTATCGTCATAGAAGAAGAAAGTCTGACATAATCTAG
- the LOC109004482 gene encoding WD repeat-containing protein 48 isoform X2, whose translation MGFDGRCSYLLYYFRVSCGLVQVNDAVLAGDNTLVSCSSDTTLKTWNCLTDGTCTRTLRQHSDYVTCLAAAEKNSNIVASGGLGGEVFVWDLESALVPLSKSGDAMEEDSPNGISGSGNSLPITSLHTISSSNSISTHTNQSNGYVPIAAKGHKESVYALAMSDSGTLLVSGGTEKVVRVWDPRTGSKTMKLRGHTDNIRTLLLDSTGRLCLSGSSDSMIRLWDLGQQRCVHSYAVHTDSVWALASTPTFSHVYSGGRDLSLYLTDLATRESLLLCTGEHPILQLALQDDNIWVATSDSSINRWPVEGRNPQKVFQRGGSFLAGNLSFSRARVSLEGSTPVPVYKEPTLIIPGTPGIVQHEILNNRRNVLTKDTFGSVKLWEISRGIVIENYGKVSFEEKKEELFEMVSIPAWFTVDTRLGSLSIHLDTPQCFSAEMYSTDLNIIGKPEDDKVNLARETLKGLLAHWLAKRKQRFGSQPSANGDVSSGKDISHRSLTHSRIEVDFNAENDAMVYPPFEFSTVFPPSIITQGSHGGPWRKKITDLDGTEDEKDFPFWCLDCVLNNRLPPRENTKCSFYLHPCEGSTVQILTQGKLSAPRILRIQKVVNYVIEKMVLDKPVDGINTDGTFASGLVGGQLTHTVVGDGSFRSGFKPWQKLKPAIEILCNNQVLSPDMSLATVRGYIWKKSEDLILNYRVVQGR comes from the exons ATGGGCTTTGATGGAAGATGCAGCTACCTGCTCTACTACTTTCGAGTCTCATGTGGACTGG TGCAGGTTAATGATGCTGTTCTTGCAGGTGATAATACACTTGTTTCCTGCTCCTCAGACACCACCCTTAAG ACGTGGAACTGTTTGACTGATGGAACATGCACAAGGACTCTCCGTCAACATTCTGACTATGTCACTTGTCTTGCTGCTgctgaaaaaaat AGCAATATTGTTGCCTCTGGTGGACTTGGAGGGGAGGTTTTCGTATGGGATCTTGAGTCTGCACTTGTTCCACTCTCAAAGTCTGGTGATGCAATGGAAGAGGATTCTCCAAATGGCATCAGTGGTTCAGGGAATTCACTACCAATTACTAGTTTACACACTATAAGTTCGAGCAACAGCATTTCTACACATACAAATCAGTCCAATGGATATGTTCCAATTGCTGCCAAAGGCCATAAGGAGTCAGTTTATGCATTGGCGATGAGTGATAGTGGAACACTTCTTGTCTCTGGTGGAACAGAGAAG GTTGTTCGTGTTTGGGATCCAAGAACTGGTTCAAAGACTATGAAGCTACGAGGTCATACTGATAATATTAGGACTTTGCTTCTGGATTCCACTGGCAG ACTTTGCTTATCAGGATCTTCTGATTCTATGATCAG ACTCTGGGATCTTGGTCAGCAGCGCTGCGTGCACTCCTATGCTGTACATACAGATTCTGTTTGGGCACTTGCCAGCACTCCAACATTTAGTCATGTTTATAGTGGTGGGAGAGACCTTTCT TTATATTTGACAGACTTGGCAACAAGAGAGAGTCTTTTGCTCTGCACAGGGGAACACCCCATTCTGCAATTGGCTTTACAAGATGATAATATATGGGTTGCAACATCAGATTCTTCCATCAATAGATGGCCTGTTGAAGGACGTAACCCTCAGAAGGTCTTTCAAAGAGGTGGTTCTTTCTTGGCTGGAAACTTATCCTTTTCTCGGGCAAGAGTTTCCTTAGAAGGATCTACTCCT GTTCCTGTTTACAAAGAACCAACGCTTATCATTCCCGGAACTCCTGGAATAGTGCAGcatgaaattttgaataataggAGGAATGTGTTGACTAAG GATACCTTTGGTTCAGTGAAGCTGTGGGAGATCAGCAGGGGCATTGTCATTGAGAATTATGGAAAG GTGTCATTTgaggagaaaaaggaagagcTATTTGAGAtg GTAAGCATTCCTGCTTGGTTCACTGTGGATACCAGGCTTGGAAGTTTATCTATCCATTTGGACACCCCACAATGCTTTTCAGCCGAGATGTACTCAACTGACCTTAACATTATTGGGAAACCTGAGGATGATAAG GTTAATCTAGCCCGGGAAACCCTTAAAGGACTTTTGGCTCATTGGTTGGCTAAACGAAAGCAAAGATTTGGATCCCAGCCTTCAGCCAATGGGGATGTGTCATCTGGAAAGGATATTAGCCATAGAAGTCTTACCCATTCAAGAATCGAAGTTGATTTTAATGCCGAGAATGATGCAATGGTATATCCTCCATTTGAATTTTCAACTGTTTTCCCTCCTTCCATCATTACTCAGGGCTCTCATGGAGGTCCATGGAGAAAGAAGATTACTGATTTAGATGGAACTGAAGATGAGAAAGACTTTCCTTTCTGGTGTCTGGACTGTGTGCTAAATAATCGCCTACCTCCAAGAGAAAATACCAA GTGCAGCTTTTATTTGCATCCATGTGAAGGTTCAACTGTCCAGATCCTGACACAAGGGAAACTAAGCGCGCCTCGTATATTGAGGATTcaaaaa GTAGTTAATTATGTTATAGAAAAGATGGTTCTTGACAAGCCCGTGGATGGTATAAATACCGATGGAACATTTGCTTCCGGACTTGTTGGAGGGCAGTTAACACATACAGTGGTTGGAGATGGATCCTTTCGGTCAGGATTTAAGCCTTGGCAAAAGCTTAAACCTGCTATAGAGATATTGTGCAACAATCAG GTCTTGTCCCCAGACATGAGCTTAGCCACAGTTCGGGGTTATATATGGAAGAAATCTGAGGACCTTATTCTTAATTATAGAGTGGTCCAGGGCAGGTGA
- the LOC109004482 gene encoding WD repeat-containing protein 48 isoform X1 has product MHRVGSAGNTSNSSRPRKEKRLTYVLNDADDTKHSAGVNCLAVLKSLGADGCDYLFTGSRDGTLKRWALMEDAATCSTTFESHVDWVNDAVLAGDNTLVSCSSDTTLKTWNCLTDGTCTRTLRQHSDYVTCLAAAEKNSNIVASGGLGGEVFVWDLESALVPLSKSGDAMEEDSPNGISGSGNSLPITSLHTISSSNSISTHTNQSNGYVPIAAKGHKESVYALAMSDSGTLLVSGGTEKVVRVWDPRTGSKTMKLRGHTDNIRTLLLDSTGRLCLSGSSDSMIRLWDLGQQRCVHSYAVHTDSVWALASTPTFSHVYSGGRDLSLYLTDLATRESLLLCTGEHPILQLALQDDNIWVATSDSSINRWPVEGRNPQKVFQRGGSFLAGNLSFSRARVSLEGSTPVPVYKEPTLIIPGTPGIVQHEILNNRRNVLTKDTFGSVKLWEISRGIVIENYGKVSFEEKKEELFEMVSIPAWFTVDTRLGSLSIHLDTPQCFSAEMYSTDLNIIGKPEDDKVNLARETLKGLLAHWLAKRKQRFGSQPSANGDVSSGKDISHRSLTHSRIEVDFNAENDAMVYPPFEFSTVFPPSIITQGSHGGPWRKKITDLDGTEDEKDFPFWCLDCVLNNRLPPRENTKCSFYLHPCEGSTVQILTQGKLSAPRILRIQKVVNYVIEKMVLDKPVDGINTDGTFASGLVGGQLTHTVVGDGSFRSGFKPWQKLKPAIEILCNNQVLSPDMSLATVRGYIWKKSEDLILNYRVVQGR; this is encoded by the exons ATGCACCGTGTGGGTAGTGCGGGGAACACAAGCAATTCTAGTCGCCCTCGCAAGGAGAAGAGGCTGACATATGTGTTAAATGACGCTGATGACACAAAG CATTCTGCAGGTGTGAATTGTCTGGCTGTACTCAAGTCATTGGGAGCTGATGGGTGTGATTACCTCTTCACTGGGAGTCGTGATGGCACACTTAAAAGATGGGCTTTGATGGAAGATGCAGCTACCTGCTCTACTACTTTCGAGTCTCATGTGGACTGG GTTAATGATGCTGTTCTTGCAGGTGATAATACACTTGTTTCCTGCTCCTCAGACACCACCCTTAAG ACGTGGAACTGTTTGACTGATGGAACATGCACAAGGACTCTCCGTCAACATTCTGACTATGTCACTTGTCTTGCTGCTgctgaaaaaaat AGCAATATTGTTGCCTCTGGTGGACTTGGAGGGGAGGTTTTCGTATGGGATCTTGAGTCTGCACTTGTTCCACTCTCAAAGTCTGGTGATGCAATGGAAGAGGATTCTCCAAATGGCATCAGTGGTTCAGGGAATTCACTACCAATTACTAGTTTACACACTATAAGTTCGAGCAACAGCATTTCTACACATACAAATCAGTCCAATGGATATGTTCCAATTGCTGCCAAAGGCCATAAGGAGTCAGTTTATGCATTGGCGATGAGTGATAGTGGAACACTTCTTGTCTCTGGTGGAACAGAGAAG GTTGTTCGTGTTTGGGATCCAAGAACTGGTTCAAAGACTATGAAGCTACGAGGTCATACTGATAATATTAGGACTTTGCTTCTGGATTCCACTGGCAG ACTTTGCTTATCAGGATCTTCTGATTCTATGATCAG ACTCTGGGATCTTGGTCAGCAGCGCTGCGTGCACTCCTATGCTGTACATACAGATTCTGTTTGGGCACTTGCCAGCACTCCAACATTTAGTCATGTTTATAGTGGTGGGAGAGACCTTTCT TTATATTTGACAGACTTGGCAACAAGAGAGAGTCTTTTGCTCTGCACAGGGGAACACCCCATTCTGCAATTGGCTTTACAAGATGATAATATATGGGTTGCAACATCAGATTCTTCCATCAATAGATGGCCTGTTGAAGGACGTAACCCTCAGAAGGTCTTTCAAAGAGGTGGTTCTTTCTTGGCTGGAAACTTATCCTTTTCTCGGGCAAGAGTTTCCTTAGAAGGATCTACTCCT GTTCCTGTTTACAAAGAACCAACGCTTATCATTCCCGGAACTCCTGGAATAGTGCAGcatgaaattttgaataataggAGGAATGTGTTGACTAAG GATACCTTTGGTTCAGTGAAGCTGTGGGAGATCAGCAGGGGCATTGTCATTGAGAATTATGGAAAG GTGTCATTTgaggagaaaaaggaagagcTATTTGAGAtg GTAAGCATTCCTGCTTGGTTCACTGTGGATACCAGGCTTGGAAGTTTATCTATCCATTTGGACACCCCACAATGCTTTTCAGCCGAGATGTACTCAACTGACCTTAACATTATTGGGAAACCTGAGGATGATAAG GTTAATCTAGCCCGGGAAACCCTTAAAGGACTTTTGGCTCATTGGTTGGCTAAACGAAAGCAAAGATTTGGATCCCAGCCTTCAGCCAATGGGGATGTGTCATCTGGAAAGGATATTAGCCATAGAAGTCTTACCCATTCAAGAATCGAAGTTGATTTTAATGCCGAGAATGATGCAATGGTATATCCTCCATTTGAATTTTCAACTGTTTTCCCTCCTTCCATCATTACTCAGGGCTCTCATGGAGGTCCATGGAGAAAGAAGATTACTGATTTAGATGGAACTGAAGATGAGAAAGACTTTCCTTTCTGGTGTCTGGACTGTGTGCTAAATAATCGCCTACCTCCAAGAGAAAATACCAA GTGCAGCTTTTATTTGCATCCATGTGAAGGTTCAACTGTCCAGATCCTGACACAAGGGAAACTAAGCGCGCCTCGTATATTGAGGATTcaaaaa GTAGTTAATTATGTTATAGAAAAGATGGTTCTTGACAAGCCCGTGGATGGTATAAATACCGATGGAACATTTGCTTCCGGACTTGTTGGAGGGCAGTTAACACATACAGTGGTTGGAGATGGATCCTTTCGGTCAGGATTTAAGCCTTGGCAAAAGCTTAAACCTGCTATAGAGATATTGTGCAACAATCAG GTCTTGTCCCCAGACATGAGCTTAGCCACAGTTCGGGGTTATATATGGAAGAAATCTGAGGACCTTATTCTTAATTATAGAGTGGTCCAGGGCAGGTGA